The following proteins come from a genomic window of Heptranchias perlo isolate sHepPer1 chromosome 14, sHepPer1.hap1, whole genome shotgun sequence:
- the LOC137332421 gene encoding microfibril-associated glycoprotein 3-like yields the protein MKHLCLTVTLFLNCCTFVCTLYNGANHSYISSERTGSVAHIGSRFLSKLPSHHDLIVKEGTSVLIECNVNSSQLHDILWYNSKGNLLEESRERDGKWLILDSGELNITSITFADRGRYTCVATNSHGTLNYTVTLRVVFTTGDMGVYYMIVCLIAFTIVMILNITRLCMMSSHLRKTEKAINEFFKMEGAEKLQKAFEIAKRIPIITSAKTLELAKVTQFKTMEFARYIEELARSIPLPPLILNCKAFVEEIIEAVRMEDAEQATDEENKEEQAVGGNDEIYTIESEMQRSSSPAGESDDSYMHEEHQEIAVQVSVHSQSEKQSVDTLSQGSSQFEN from the exons ATGAAGCACTTATGTTTAACAGTAACTTTATTTTTGAACTGCTGTACTTTTGTTTGCACATTATATAATGGTGCAAATCACAGTTATATCAGTTCAGAGAGGACCGGTTCTGTGGCACACATAGGATCTCGTTTTCTTTCAAAGCTACCTTCACACCATGACCTAATAGTGAAGGAAGGGACCAGTGTGTTAATTGAATGCAATGTGAACAGCAGCCAGCTACATGATATTCTGTGGTACAACTCAAAGGGAAATCTGCTAGAGGAAAGCAGAGAAAGAG ATGGAAAATGGCTTATTTTAGACAGTGGAGAACTGAACATCACCAGTATTACATTTGCCGATCGAGGTCGGTACACATGCGTCGCAACAAACTCTCATGGCACTTTAAACTACACAGTCACCCTGCGTGTTGTCTTCACCACAGGCGACATGGGTGTTTATTATATGATAGTTTGCCTCATTGCTTTTACAATTGTTATGATATTGAACATCACTCGCCTCTGTATGATGAGTAGTCACCTCAGGAAAACTGAAAAAGCAATCAACGAGTTCTTCAAGATGGAAGGAGCAGAAAAAttacagaaggcatttgaaaTTGCAAAACGCATTCCTATCATCACATCTGCAAAGACTCTCGAACTGGCCAAAGTAACTCAGTTTAAGACCATGGAGTTTGCCAGATATATTGAAGAACTTGCTCGCAGCATTCCTCTGCCACCTCTTATCTTGAACTGTAAAGCCTTTGTAGAAGAGATCATTGAGGCTGTACGGATGGAGGATGCAGAGCAGGCCACAGATGAAGAAAACAAAGAGGAACAAGCAGTTGGGGGCAACGATGAGATCTACACTATTGAGTCTGAAATGCAACGCAGCAGTTCACCTGCAGGAGAATCTGATGATTCATACATGCATGAGGAGCACCAAGAGATTGCTGTTCAAGTCTCAGTACATTCTCAGTCAGAAAAACAGAGCGTTGACACACTATCCCAAGGAAGCAGCCAGTTCGAAAACTGA